Genomic segment of Populus trichocarpa isolate Nisqually-1 chromosome 12, P.trichocarpa_v4.1, whole genome shotgun sequence:
TGCAGCCCTTGCAATAAACCAAAGTCTAAGTTTTACTCACACTGCCAAAGTATCGGTCCAAAATCTCAACAAAATGGTGAATTATTTCGAGGACCTCTAATTCATTGTCGTCCTGATCAGTGCACATGCAGAAGTAAAGGCTAGCATATCTGCATGATAATGCACATTGGAACCAACAAAAATTATGAGCTCTAAGATGGATGATGAACATATTCTGGAGATTCACTGAAAAACACTATATCATATTTTATCTTTACCTTTTATAAACAACTTTCTGTCCTCTCCATTcaacaaaattacaaagcttGGGTCCTCGAGTCAAAATTACTCCACTGAGCTCACGGATTACCTTCTCAAGGCACATTAAAATACACAAATAAGTATCAATGATGTAAGAAAATGCACATTAATTCTAGAGAAGTAGCAATAGATAATGTTCAAGATACAATTGAACAGTGTAAAACAGGTATTACATGGGTCAAAAACTCATCAACAACATAGCAAATCAAAAACATATGCAACATCAAGGTGATGATCTACAACACAACAATCTCAAAGACAAGAAATATTGGCACTAACCTTACTTCTTTCCTTTTGTGTATAAGGTGAATACCATTTTGTCAATCTCACTTTTCCTTGTCGACTAATGAGAAGTACAAATTGAATCTGAAATATGCAGGTAGATAAACATTAAAACCACCACTAACATAGAAACTTTACGCTTTGTATTCAATTCACAATTGCtgaaacaaattaattgattgatcaCCAGATCCTGCAGATAAAAGCatttatttggaaaatttgcGTGAGATTCAATGGTTTATATTCATCTCAAGCTCTACATACATAAAAACTAATGCATACATAAAAACTAATGCAATAGTTACTACATTGTTCACCAGTTCTTCCTGCCCCTTTCACTTCAGAGAACTATTGAAACCAGAAAGTTCCTTCCAATCTAAGTAAGTTTTCATCTATGACATTTATGTTCCGAAACAAAGCATGATAATCTTGCTCTTCGACAATTAATTACAAGTTGAACTTTTTAACATTGTATCTAATCAGTTGTAATTTTCAGTAATTAGTATTACCACTGATCTCGTAATGTACAGAAATGACACATCAAGTGTCACATAGGTCTATTTTCCTGTCCAAGTGGCCTACAAGTTCCAGTAGTTTTGTATGGTAAGTAAAATTGGCATATTACGCCTGCCATTCCAAAATCACATAACAGATCACACTTCATCCAAAGCACCTTACGCATCGCATGCTTATCCAACTACAGCAATTTCATCGAACAAATTCATCACCCTAAAACTACAACCATTAGATTTCTAATACTCTAATTACATAGCATGTTCATCGAAATTCTGAGTTTACAGATAAAACCTCATTTCCCGCCAATTATAAACCAGTACAACCAATTACTCAAACCATTGAAGATCCTCAATAACCAATCATTGTTTCACAACATGactgcacattgaaaagaaaccCTTGATCCCAGATACGCTAAAACCCGAGAAGGGAGGAAAAAATCCCATCAGATGTTACCATCAGATCTAAACTCCCATACATGTTATAAGATGACTATTAAATAATTCAGCACCCTATCCCCATCATAGGTATTGATCCCTTTAACATAACAAATACAGTATCTGAAAATAAATTCCACAACATATAAAGAGGGAAACAAAATGGGAATTCTCTAAGACCAAAATTGAAgcaaaatattcaaaagaagATGGGTTTTCAGTCTAAAAGTTACCATTTTGTTTGTGTTGACCGATTTGGTGAACGACCCCGAATCGATAATCTCCACAAACTGAGAAAAGCAGAGAGGATTGAGCTGGATTCAGCAGATGGGTCTACTTGTAATTAGAGTTGTCGCTCTTTGCTTGCTTGCTTTTACGTTGAAAGTTTCTGATGATCTGGGCGAAGACggagaaggaaaaggaagggaGCTGTGGGTATGTTATCAAACTGGACTGAGCTTAAGAAATTTGTTTCTTAATAGATCTTCTTGGAGCTATAAAGTGCTGTATAGCCCATATCAGTTCAGAAAAGATCCTTTGTTTTTTGGGTCTACATCCATACAGCTTTATGGGCTTGATCGATCGAGctaattcatcaatcaattatttttattaaaaatatatagttgtgtttttttaaaataatttaatgttaattaaatcGATTTGGACGAGATCAATCGAGTTTCACAAAATTAATTCCTTctctgatttaaaaaaatataaataattatcatgGTTGGTTTCACTTTAATAAAAATGAGAGAGCATTGCTACATAATAATCTTACTCATTACAAATATGAGGTTCTGCAAAAAATCTATCTTAgctatttatatcattttactCCATGGCAGCGATTGgttcaaaatctttttctttaattttactttttaattatatttataaaaacacatttatgaatgtaatatttaatattatattaatagaaTAAAGTCATACATATAAttgttgattatatatatatatatatatatatatatatatatatatatatatatatagtttattatgttaggatataaaatattaatctattaTGTTAGTAGGATTGAGCAGCACCAAAATGATCTATTAGAAATACCAATTAAGCTTATTACAAggttaaaattaatcaattgagcTTATTACAaggtttaaaattaagaaaatccgagaaaaaataattgagttgATTCATGATATTTGagttaaaaagttataaatttatcaaattagacATTCGTATATTGTTTGATTTATATCTAAAGctacatataaaattttattacgaTTCAAGGTAAGATGGAAACTAGATTTCTCAagttttttatctatatatgaTATGATCAGTAACTCATttagaaaagacaaaacaatatatttaaagcCATACTTGAAATCTATtagcaaataatttttattgtgtaaGGATTTCTTATGCAGAATCCTTCTTCTACAAGAAAAGATTTTAGTAATCTTAATAGCATTGTAAGTCCTATTTTTGTAAGGAGACAAAATTGGTTGCTTAggagttttgttttgaatggaATCCTTAATTTTCAAGGGTACCAAGTTAGTAGCTCATGGTTTGGACAAAGAGATGcttttttgagattattttttatgtataattttaCTCTAACAagcataaattttgattttattgttggaTAGAGCATAAATTTTTCTAAATGATTCTAGAGGCTTTAGTTTATAGTGATCAAATACCATGAAAGCCTTGAGATAAAGACCAGAAGATACTATGtgaaaattataatagtttcctagggtttttcaatttttttagaactttttttttgttatttctccattattgttttagatatttttacttgttataaataaaatttatttagcttgtatttagagtttttttttagaagactTGGATTTTGGCAATTAGTATCATATGTGTGAGGTTGCTCATACTTTTAGTTCTTCAATGAACTTTTCTTGGATTTATTAAAGATCATTTGTCTTTGTGGAGTTTTATCCTTATACCTACAATTCTTGGTTCATTATAATCAACGGTTTGGAGTTTTATCTTTATATCTACAGTTCTTGGATCGTTAtaatcaacatatcaaaattttatatccAATAGTTTCGGTCTCTTAGTTCAGGTAATCATTGGATCGAGTTTTTACCAAtataacttttgttttcttgggtTGTTCTTTCTTATGTGTGGGTTCAAAGGTTCTTACCCTTTGGTTCCCATCAAGGATATCCATTGcaccatgaaaataattttatacttgttgGTGTTAAAAAATACACCATAATATAGAACATGTTATATTATATGATTATGGTATATTACAtcatataatatttcatatatataaaaaaagacaatataaaaaagaattttcaatGCACATCATCAAAGGCTGAGAAATatttttgaacttattttctatgaaaataCAAAGATCGAAGTTAATTCATAAtctacaaaaaaatcatttttcattacatttattttctaaaaagaatttatatggCATACAACAAGGCCTAATAACAAATAGCAAATATTTAATACTATAATGAGCTAGCtttcagagaaagaaaaaagattttctaAGGGCTAAAGAACGATAacaagaaggggaaaaaaactatTGTCCTTAAAATGCCAAAGGTGTGCTTGAACTTCACAGTATAGACTAGAGTTGATTAGTGTGACAAAATGtttcatatattaataaaaaaaattaaacaaccagtttatctataatatttgtattatctGACCCGacttaatttattaaagttGGATAATGTGAATATCATATATGATAATGggtaaaaaacctaataaataaatatcatggtTCGAGTGAGAGTTAAGATTTTTGAAACTCACTCAACCCAATCCAATCCATATAACCCAATGTAAGTAACTCGAGTTcttggtataaaaaatatttccctttctctctcttaatttgTTCCCTCTATTACCTTCACACTCACATAAGTTATAGTTGTTCCTTTAAAAGTTTAATAtacaatttcaatattttttgtttgataaccAAGAGACCatgataaaacaaatgaaaattttaagaattttaattgagcttttattttcttagtcaaaccacaaaccaaaaatactttatatctCTTCCTGTTAGTTTGTCTTTATATCATATTGCACCCTAACTATTAGATAAAATGCTTGATTGtgatttctgttttattttgtttttatatgaaaattgtgatagtttttatgtTGTCCCTAATATATACATTTTAGGGGTCTTATCTAGTTCCAATAGTTGCAACTCGATAAATATGCTCAATTTGCATACATCTATAAtagccataaaaaaattagcataacCTAATATATTCAACCCgctcaaatctaaaaaaattgaatgaatcaggtttatattttgtaaaatatcaaaagttgAGTTGGATAAAATTATAGGTCAAAGCGCAACCCACTATAGTCACGAACAACCCTAGTTATTTGTGGTACAAAGACTTCATAGGTAAGGTCTAAATGTCTCATTAATAATCTAAAGCATTTATTGAGTTTGAGTTAGTGTGTTGGGGAACTCTAATCACACTCTTCCAGGTAAAACGAGGAGCATCTCAGAATTACAAATCTCATTCCATAACACAACCCTAAAAGTGGAAAGAATATTATGAGgacaaacatttaaaatttcttaaggtatgattaattgaattttgacagCTCAGGGACACAACCTTGTCCCTATTTACAAGGCTCCCTATCTAAGAATGAAAATGTGTATTCATGGATCAGGTTTTGCAATATCCATAATCAAATCTGAACTCAAGATTTTTACCAAAACTCGACCCGAACTTGATCAAGTATAAATCAAACCTGACTCGATCAAGTTTTAGGTATCCATAGGGTATTTGTCGGGCATCCCAAACCAGAATTTTCTTCTGCCAATTCaatgacaaacaaaaataaagaatcttCTTTCGTgaaaatccaaattacatccaatgaaatccaaaatcacatccaataaaatccaaaaccatATTTTGAATCTAGTCCaatcaattacataaaataacCCATCTCAACCCCAGAATAAGACAAGacactctaaaaaaacaaagtaacaaTATCCCTAGCAGACTATTTCCTTACAACCATTGTTTCAACATTCAAACTATTAGCTCTTCTAAGTACATCAACttcttttaaaagatcaaactCCCTTATTTCTTCTTCAACTCCTTAATACACTTAGCCAACAACCGACCAtattccttctctctctctaacaaCTTCTCTAAATGGCatttaacatcatttttataACTAACAACCCAAATAATCTCCAAAGAACATAAAAGATAACACAATGAAAGTATCCATGATCTTTAACAAGATTTCGATCATTTAGCTTCAAAAGGGTCATTAGAGGATGAGTTGAAGAGATGAAGCAAAtaaatgaacaagaaaagaaagaaaaatattaaagaaaaaaaagttgctaAAGAAGAAAGATGGTGAAATGTGAAACAAACTATTAATGTGGTTTAGGTTGGGCATGACAGTATTCATGCCCTACCTGAACCTGAATTTTTGACTTCAGGTATTACTCGAACTCGACTTGACCTTAAATGAGTAAAAACATTTCCTACCACTTCAGGTCAATATCCATTGAGTTCAGGTGAAATTACCATTTATATTCTTGTATGCTTGAGAGACAACTAGTTATTTTCCAacacaacatattttttttgaaattaattatgcgttaataaataaatttaaaaaattaatgcatatatttaattaaataaatcaagaattatatgcattaataaatatataaaaaagttattaacgCTAATTAAAGACTAAACTAGAAAGTTGAGGATAGATGTAACTCTTAACATAGACCATGAACAACAAGTGAGCTAGTAGCTCAACTAGCAATAGTCAAGTGGTAAGGAGTCAACAAGGGGGAGAGGTCATCTCTAGTTCGAATTCTACCACATGCATTTCACAACCCTCATGTAAGTGTGCAATTGACTAGGAACCTCGAGTTGACGAGCTCTTCACTGTGGTCTGGTTCTTAGGAGTGGTCACCTACATGTAGGTCATGCCTAAGAGTGTGtctatgatataaaaaaaagtcatgaacccgattgtgtttaataactttaattcttaaaatcaattatttatttaattaaatgacaataaaaataaacatgtatagggaagtaattgaataaaattaaggaaaaaaaaaatattatatagtgtttcaaaaataaagtgcctattgttattattagaaaaaaatgtttgtaatcttatttgaaaaccaagtaaaaaataaacaatattttattaaaaaatatcacaaaatcatttttagttaatttcaaTTGGAATTGAATACTCGCCATTAGGCATCCacacatatatttaattaatctaaatttaaatcaaagaaaaaaatattcaagtaaaaaaaggTGCAAGATGCCTAGGTTAGTAAAAGAAAAGGCCATGTGcaagcttttgttttgttttttttttattattaaatctagtttctttttttaaaaaaaaaaacatcgcgTTGTCTACTTGTACATTTTTCAACCATCAAAGAGGTGGTTGGAAAATTAGGTTAGGCTTTTggcaaaatttttttatttttttcaacatgtttttcacctaaaaacatctaacaaaaatctttttaatgtcagtaaactaataaattaactcaaaacaCCCTTAAATttgtctaaaaataaaaattaaattagaaaaaaaatctctctcaaccccaatttatatttttttggcagGATAAGGTCAGATAATATTTCAATGGAACTTCTCTCATAAAAAAACCTGTTTACACAAAGATTGACTTTTTTTCATGGCCAAAATATGGCCAACAAACAACTTTCTATTTTCCATGATGTTTTTCATTGattctctctcctctcaaacTTAgggaccaaaaaataaataaaataaagttttggaatggaagtaaaatttcaaaataaaaggaactgAAAATAAATACACAAAAGTAGGGGGATTAAAGTGAACTTTATAAGGAAAATTTGTAATTGTCCACTTGATTTCCTCGTGTTTTACACTTTGTtccttgtttcttgatttttttcctttatttaacAAATTCCATGGTcattaaattgacaaaaaaggACGCAATCTAAAAAAggtttgatgtaaaaaaaacctaataaatgaATAGTTTTCTATGAGTGAGTGCACATTGAATGAATAGTAAATGTAtattatgttttagttttttaatggagaatgtatcaaaataatatttgctttttaatttattaaaatagcaCATCAAAGCCATTGAAAAGTACCTAAAAAgcataaatttgatgttttttaggaGAAAAATTTTTAGAAACCATTTTAAAACGCATATTAAATTGTATTACCAAACACACCATTAGTCAGAAGTTATGTTACCACTTTAGAGTCAATTTTTTGGAGCAAGTGTCTTATCCCTTTGTTTTAAATAAGGATAACAATGAATATCCATGAGCCATGTTTCTATTATGTTCATACTCTAtctatctattattttttgagtaaaaaacaaatatagatatttatacTCTATTATTTGGATTTCAGATATTTATTTAGGTATTTATTACTCgagtattatttaatatttaacataaaataaaataataatgtgtGTATTTGTGTGAGAAACAtgtatacatatattaaatgataaaattacaaatgtaATACCATGTGTTATGATAATATAGGaatatgtataaattatattgaattaacaaatttaaatgttatatatatatagtgattgggtttggatggaatttcatatcaaacttagcaatattGCATTCTATTCATTATAAGATAAttatcccaaaaaaataaatcaatatatttgaATTGGTATCTAACAGGTTCAGGATAAATTGTCCCTGGTTACAAGCCAACTCCAAATCCATTTCAACGGCTAGCCCATTGTTCAGCCTTGATATCATCACACCACCCAACACCTGCTGGTTTTTAGCTTGCTAGTCGGgtcaatctttttctttttgcttgttAGCTGGGCCATTTCATTTGGAAATGGATTTTGAGTATCTGTTTACATGCAAGTCTCCGTGTTTTTAATTAACCAACCAATTAGCTAGGAATGAAGCCAATATTTACCATCGGCAAGCATGCATTGTTTACACAAACATGCATATACTCCTCagttgaaggggaaaaaaacagctaaaaagcATTGAGATTCGTGTTGAGCAATGCCGTACGTATCTACGAGATAATCATTCTATTCTTGCACATTTTCAGGCCATTTTATTTCTGTACATCCACAGACATAGATGTATTTGATAGAGTACTAATGGTAGAATTATGGTAATTCTTGTCAGATAAATTTCTGTCAAGCACAGCATGCATCCACAGCTAAATGCTAATGATGATATGAAGTTGAAGTTGGTAGATCCATAGATATTGTCAGCCAGCTACATTTACTTCCTGCCATCAAATGTTTCCAACATTTTTTGGTGCAGGAAACGGGCAGCTTCATGATACTGTATCCACTGGAATTACTTCATCATATACTCTTTCAGTAGCCTTCTTTGCCTAAATCAAACGAGCAAATTTGGAAAAATGAACAAGATATGAGTATAGATTGAGGTAGCACTTCACAATTAGGGGgacgataaataaaaaaggaaaaggaaaaggaaaatgtaAGAGAAGCTAGCACACAGAAGAAGGCTATCTTACTTCTTGCTCCCAATTTGTACGAATAGTAATAGTGGCAAGAGAAAAAACTTGCACGATGAGTGCACATATTATCCCCAGCCAAAGGCCCTAGTGAACATTTTtagcagagaaaaaaatataatgaaaataagTTGCTTTCAATTCAGCGAACATGATGAATAACAACAGCCAAAGGCcctagtaaaaaaatttaagagaaggaaaaaaagaagaaaaagaatccaTACCTTTCCTCCAACATGAAAGACAAAAGCTAATAAAATTGCAATGGGGATTCCCACCAAATAATATGATCCAAGATTGATGTATGCACCAATCTTCTGCCAACCACATCCTCTGGCAACGCCTAAATGTTCATAAACAGAGTTTATTACAAATTATCCGCGTGATCCTAAGCATAAgttctaaaaaataatgctCTTAAGGCTAGTAAATTGTGACAAAGTGCAGAACCTGAAAGAACACATTGGAGTCCATCTAAGAAGTTGGATGTCGCTACAACAGGCAACATGACTGCTACATAGTCAACAACTTCTATGTCATTGCTATAGGCGTAGCCCCAAACATTGCGAATCAATATCAAGACTATTCCCACCAAAATGCCTTCAGCAACAGCAATTGTGATGACAACGCAAACTGCTAATCGCGCGCGGTATGGATGCTGTGCTCCTAACTCATTTGAGACTCGGGTGCTACAAAGAAGACAATCAAATCGctctaaaaattatctaaacAGTGCAACAAGGCAGGGATCAGGATGATGAAACTTGTCATATAACTATTTCCAGTTCAGCATAACTTGCCTGGCAGCACCACTTAGTCCGTAAGGGATCATCCAAACAGTTGCAGCTGTATTAAGGCTGAGAACACAGattcattaaaataacaaaattgctAATCATCTATGATATCCTCTAAGGATTCACAggttttcagaaaaaaatggTCATTGAAGGCTCAAAACAAACCTAATAGAAAGAACTGAAGTCTCCAATTCTGGATTAGGGAGCAGACCAGACATAAGAACCATCGATTCAAAAGACCACATTTCCAAGCTGTGTTTAAAGTCagcaaaaaatatcataatctaGTGATTAGGGTTAGATATGTGATTGTTTCTATTGAATACAAAATGAAATATGTTTACGAAGAAAATTTACCAAACCATAACAGCTGAAGGAATTGCAAGCCtcataaaattaacaatatcgTGGAAGGCCTCCTTTGAAAAGCCTGTCCAAGTTTTTGAACATGAAGAAGAGAACTTGACATAA
This window contains:
- the LOC7493506 gene encoding protein DETOXIFICATION 16 isoform X2, producing the protein MEREQQSLSLNTPLCEGNGVGLYEERNQERGISKKEILEEVKRQLWLAGHLGELSLSGASMATSFASVTGFSLLLGMASALDTFCGQAYGARQFHMLSIHMQRAMVVLLLVSIPLAIIWANTRPILIACGQQKDIAEEAGLYARFMIPSLFAYGLLQCLVKFLQTQNIVFPMMLCAGITTLLHILVCWVLVFKSGLGYIGAALASSFSYWINVLLLVLYVKFSSSCSKTWTGFSKEAFHDIVNFMRLAIPSAVMVCLEMWSFESMVLMSGLLPNPELETSVLSISLNTAATVWMIPYGLSGAASTRVSNELGAQHPYRARLAVCVVITIAVAEGILVGIVLILIRNVWGYAYSNDIEVVDYVAVMLPVVATSNFLDGLQCVLSGVARGCGWQKIGAYINLGSYYLVGIPIAILLAFVFHVGGKGLWLGIICALIVQVFSLATITIRTNWEQEAKKATERVYDEVIPVDTVS
- the LOC112323480 gene encoding AP-1 complex subunit sigma-1, coding for MIQFVLLISRQGKVRLTKWYSPYTQKERSKVIRELSGVILTRGPKLCNFVEWRGQKVVYKRYASLYFCMCTDQDDNELEVLEIIHHFVEILDRYFGSVCELDLIFNFHKAYYVLDEILIAGELQESSKKTVARLIAAQDSLVETAKEQASSISNIIAQATK
- the LOC7493506 gene encoding protein DETOXIFICATION 16 isoform X1, whose product is MEREQQSLSLNTPLCEGNGVGLYEERNQERGISKKEILEEVKRQLWLAGPLISVSLLQYCIQMISVMFVGHLGELSLSGASMATSFASVTGFSLLLGMASALDTFCGQAYGARQFHMLSIHMQRAMVVLLLVSIPLAIIWANTRPILIACGQQKDIAEEAGLYARFMIPSLFAYGLLQCLVKFLQTQNIVFPMMLCAGITTLLHILVCWVLVFKSGLGYIGAALASSFSYWINVLLLVLYVKFSSSCSKTWTGFSKEAFHDIVNFMRLAIPSAVMVCLEMWSFESMVLMSGLLPNPELETSVLSISLNTAATVWMIPYGLSGAASTRVSNELGAQHPYRARLAVCVVITIAVAEGILVGIVLILIRNVWGYAYSNDIEVVDYVAVMLPVVATSNFLDGLQCVLSGVARGCGWQKIGAYINLGSYYLVGIPIAILLAFVFHVGGKGLWLGIICALIVQVFSLATITIRTNWEQEAKKATERVYDEVIPVDTVS